CCGGAGCCGCCGCCGACACCTTCGGCGACGTGGCGTGGGTCCGTACCCGCGACCAGCTGGTGGACGAGGGGTGGTTCGGCGGCCGGCCCGCCCCGGACGTGGCCCGCCGGTTGGGCGACGTGGCGCTCATCCCGTTCGAGCCGATCGCATTCCTGGACCCCGCCGACACCGGCGAGACCCGCCTGGTGTGCCGGCACGGGTCGATGACCTCGGCCGAGGCACTGGTGCCCCTGCTGGTCAAGGCGGCCCCGGGCGGGGAAGGATGACGGCCATGCCGCCGGACCCGACGTCGCCCGAGGAATCTGTGCCCACCGAGCCCGAGGTGCTCGAGATCGCACCGGACGTCACCGGTAGGGGGCCCGTGGAGACGGTGGAGCACCCGGCCAAGGTGATGCGGATCGCGTCGATGATCAAGCAGCTGCTCGAGGAGGTCCGCCACGCTCCGCTCGACGAGGCCGGCCGGTCGCGTCTCCGGGAGATCTACAAGACGTCGGTCGAGGAGCTGGCCGAGGGGATGTCACCCGACCTGCAGGACGAGCTCGCCCGCGTCACCCTGCCCTTCGCCGAGGCCGAGACGCCATCCGAGCCGGAGCTGCGGATCGCACAGGCGCAGCTGGTCGGCTGGCTCGACGGCCTTTTCCACGGCATCCAGGCCACCGTGTTCGCCCAGCAGATGGCTGCCCGCGCCG
The genomic region above belongs to Acidimicrobiales bacterium and contains:
- a CDS encoding bacterial proteasome activator family protein; this translates as MPPDPTSPEESVPTEPEVLEIAPDVTGRGPVETVEHPAKVMRIASMIKQLLEEVRHAPLDEAGRSRLREIYKTSVEELAEGMSPDLQDELARVTLPFAEAETPSEPELRIAQAQLVGWLDGLFHGIQATVFAQQMAARAEIEQARRGLPPGAGVDGPIAGNRPPGYL